Proteins from a single region of Dehalococcoidia bacterium:
- a CDS encoding DUF1800 domain-containing protein, which produces MATDKALIAHLYRRAGFGTTPKMLEDLSSKDYDDIVDNLVDIEKIDDLQDEDILSRYYPQLHSTDNFGMDNTKWFYRMINSKKPLQEKMTLFWHHVFATGWTKSEQGPTMIDHIAMLRTNCLLNLRILLRDLAADPAMIFWLDNCENHGKNINENFGRELLELFSMGIGNYTEDDIKQASRAFTGWTFEQPIPLYPYGHFKSQFIFDKEDHDNGEKEFLGNKGNFNGEDIIEIIVKTDACAKFISRHLYNFFVADEPQIPAWSIEPPKDQEAMEILVKTFLDSDADMKEVMRAMFKSDFFKNSMFKRVKCPAEFIASTLKLTSDLGPKDPRLSGLHGLSTVMGQTLLDPPTVEGWHTGKEWIDGGSLTERINYAVDLISDMNNSGSKSLVDSLIYSDSELSSEQLVNGILEKAGHLEVSDQTFVQLLEIASKGPTVGNKKDSEDVRNKVIQLYTLLVSSPEFQLA; this is translated from the coding sequence CTAAAGATTACGATGACATTGTTGATAACTTAGTTGATATAGAAAAAATCGATGATTTGCAGGATGAGGATATACTTTCTAGATACTATCCCCAATTACATTCAACGGATAATTTTGGAATGGATAATACTAAATGGTTCTATAGGATGATAAATTCTAAGAAGCCATTGCAAGAAAAAATGACCTTATTTTGGCACCATGTTTTTGCCACAGGTTGGACAAAGAGTGAACAAGGTCCAACAATGATCGATCATATTGCAATGCTCAGAACTAACTGTTTATTAAATCTTAGGATTCTTTTGAGAGACCTTGCTGCTGACCCAGCTATGATATTTTGGCTTGATAACTGCGAAAATCACGGGAAAAATATAAATGAAAACTTTGGAAGAGAGTTGCTTGAGTTATTTTCAATGGGTATAGGTAACTATACAGAAGATGATATAAAACAAGCTTCCAGGGCTTTTACTGGTTGGACATTTGAGCAGCCAATACCACTTTATCCATACGGTCACTTTAAGTCTCAGTTTATATTTGATAAAGAAGATCATGATAATGGAGAAAAAGAGTTTCTTGGTAATAAAGGTAACTTTAATGGCGAAGATATAATCGAGATCATTGTTAAAACAGATGCATGTGCAAAATTCATATCTAGGCATCTGTACAATTTTTTTGTTGCAGATGAACCACAAATTCCTGCATGGAGTATAGAACCACCTAAGGATCAAGAAGCCATGGAAATTCTTGTTAAGACATTTTTAGATTCAGATGCAGATATGAAAGAAGTAATGAGAGCAATGTTCAAGTCTGACTTCTTTAAGAATTCAATGTTCAAGAGAGTTAAATGCCCAGCAGAATTCATAGCTAGTACATTGAAACTAACATCAGATTTAGGTCCTAAAGACCCTAGACTAAGTGGTTTACATGGACTAAGCACTGTAATGGGGCAAACACTTTTAGATCCTCCAACAGTTGAAGGTTGGCATACAGGAAAAGAATGGATAGATGGTGGATCTCTTACTGAGAGAATTAACTACGCTGTTGATCTAATTAGTGATATGAATAATTCTGGATCTAAATCATTAGTTGATAGCTTGATTTACTCTGATTCTGAATTATCTTCAGAACAATTAGTAAATGGAATCTTAGAAAAAGCAGGCCATCTAGAAGTAAGCGATCAGACGTTTGTGCAACTTTTAGAAATTGCTTCAAAAGGCCCAACAGTTGGAAATAAAAAAGACTCTGAGGATGTAAGAAATAAAGTTATACAACTGTATACACTTTTAGTTTCATCTCCAGAATTTCAATTAGCTTAA